One stretch of Caminicella sporogenes DSM 14501 DNA includes these proteins:
- a CDS encoding L,D-transpeptidase family protein: protein MKRICIWKVIFFVFLFILIISVNILFNKYGIVRSSISRIWLDKEYSLWEEKNMRQNRDYKNLAIFIDINAKTLEVINLDDNNVIKKYIIASGKPSTPSPIGNFIIINKRKWGGGFGTRWMGLNVPWGKYGIHGTNRPESIGFAASHGCIRMKNKDIEELYKIIKVGTPVTIWGGIFGPFGNGFRILKPGDRGSDVYEVQKRMKLQGYYPLWVDGIYGEGMKKYVIKFRKDKKLRLTHNIDYSFYRALGIKLME, encoded by the coding sequence TTGAAAAGAATATGTATTTGGAAAGTTATATTTTTTGTGTTTTTATTTATATTAATAATTAGTGTAAATATACTATTCAATAAATATGGGATAGTACGAAGTTCAATATCAAGGATATGGTTAGATAAAGAATATAGTCTTTGGGAAGAAAAGAATATGAGACAAAATCGAGATTATAAAAATTTAGCTATTTTTATTGATATAAATGCTAAAACACTTGAGGTTATAAATTTAGATGACAATAATGTTATAAAAAAGTACATAATAGCTAGTGGAAAACCTAGTACTCCATCTCCAATTGGAAATTTTATTATAATAAATAAGAGAAAATGGGGAGGGGGATTTGGAACTAGATGGATGGGACTAAATGTACCTTGGGGTAAGTACGGAATACATGGTACAAATAGACCAGAAAGTATAGGTTTTGCAGCTTCCCATGGATGCATAAGAATGAAAAACAAAGATATAGAAGAACTTTATAAAATAATTAAAGTAGGTACACCAGTAACTATATGGGGTGGAATTTTTGGACCTTTTGGTAATGGTTTTAGAATATTAAAACCCGGTGATAGAGGTTCTGATGTCTATGAAGTTCAAAAGAGAATGAAATTGCAAGGTTATTATCCTCTATGGGTTGATGGCATATATGGTGAAGGAATGAAGAAATATGTAATAAAGTTTAGAAAAGACAAAAAATTGAGATTGACTCATAACATAGATTATAGTTTTTATAGGGCTTTGGGAATTAAATTGATGGAATGA
- a CDS encoding IS3 family transposase — translation TRKIKHELKKDGYQVSRRRISRIMQKYGLVSNYTVKQYKVYPSKCNEEKADNIVNRQFNTDKILEIVISDLTYINVNGKWNYVCILLDLYNREIIGYAAGKNKDANLVYKAFTKIERPLEEIKILHTDRGNEFKNKIIDDLLTTFNINRSLSKKGCPYDNAVAEATFKVTKTEFAFNRIFQSFEELEYLLFDYVNWYNNHRIHGALNYLTPVEYRILMSDKKVS, via the coding sequence ACAAGAAAAATCAAGCATGAATTAAAAAAAGATGGATATCAGGTATCTAGAAGAAGAATTAGTCGTATTATGCAAAAATATGGACTAGTATCTAATTATACAGTTAAACAGTATAAGGTATATCCTTCAAAATGTAATGAAGAAAAAGCTGACAATATTGTTAATAGACAGTTTAATACAGATAAAATCTTAGAAATTGTAATAAGCGATTTAACTTATATAAATGTCAATGGTAAATGGAATTATGTATGTATATTATTAGATTTATATAATCGTGAAATTATTGGTTATGCTGCTGGTAAGAATAAAGATGCAAACCTTGTTTACAAAGCATTTACAAAGATTGAAAGACCGCTAGAAGAAATTAAAATATTGCATACTGATAGGGGTAATGAATTTAAAAATAAGATTATAGATGACTTATTAACTACATTTAATATTAATCGTTCACTAAGTAAAAAAGGCTGTCCCTATGATAATGCAGTGGCAGAAGCTACATTTAAGGTTACTAAAACAGAATTTGCTTTTAATAGAATATTTCAAAGTTTTGAAGAGCTTGAATACCTATTATTTGATTATGTGAACTGGTATAATAACCACAGGATTCATGGAGCATTAAATTACCTTACACCTGTGGAGTATAGAATACTAATGTCCGACAAAAAAGTGTCCTAA
- a CDS encoding helix-turn-helix domain-containing protein, with translation MSNRPKRYKEEFKKQIVKLIKGGKSPSEIVKEYNIARSTVNKWVKDYTTSGSFKAKDNRSQEEN, from the coding sequence ATGTCTAATAGGCCAAAAAGATACAAAGAAGAATTTAAAAAGCAGATAGTTAAATTAATCAAGGGTGGCAAAAGTCCAAGTGAAATAGTAAAAGAATATAACATTGCTAGATCGACTGTGAATAAGTGGGTTAAAGACTATACAACATCAGGCTCCTTTAAAGCAAAGGACAATAGAAGCCAAGAAGAAAATGA